The following DNA comes from Nitrospirota bacterium.
TGGGGGGCGGGTTCCATCGGTACTCCACCGACGAACACTGGCTGGTGCCGCACTTCGAGAAGATGTTGTACGACAACGCGCTTCTTCCAAGAGTCTACCTCGCCGCCTGGCAGATAACGGGCGAAGGCACTTTCCGTCGAGTCGCGGAAGAGACACTCGAATACCTCTTGCGGGAGATGAGGCATCCCGAGGGAGGATTTTTCTCGACGCAGGATGCGGACAGCGAAGGGGAAGAGGGAAAATACTTTGTTTGGAGCGTTGCCGAGATTCAACGGCTCATGGGGCCCGAGAAGTCCGCCCTATTCTGCCGTTTCTACGGAGCCACGGACGTGGGAAATTTCGAAGGGGGGAATATCCTCCACAGGTTACTGACGGAGGAACAGCTTGCCAAGCTTCACGGGGCTTCCGAGGATGTGGTGAGGGAGGTTTTGATGGAGGGACGCCGGGTCCTTCTCCAAGAGCGGACCCATCGAGTCCCGCCTGGACGCGACGAGAAAATAATTCTCTCATGGAACGGCCTCATGCTTTCGCTTCTGGCCGACGGGGCGCGGGTCCTTGGTGATCCCCGGTGGCGGGAGGCCGCGAAGGCGCTCGTGCGATTCGTTCATGAGCGCCTGCGATCGGGAGGCGACTACTTCCACACGACCAAGGATGGCGAAGCGAAGCTACCCGCCTTCTTGGATGATCATGCAACCTGGGCGGAGGGGCTGATCGATCTGTACGAAGCGACTCTCGACTCCTCGTACCTGGAAGAAGCCCAGGAGGTGGCCGAATCGGTGCTCATTCGGTTTCTTGATCGCCAAGACGGAGGTTTTTTCACCAGTGCGGTGGAGCACGCCACACCCCTCCTGCGAACGAAGCCGATGTACGATGGAGCCGTCCCTTCCGGGAATGCTGTTATGGCGGGCGTGTTGCTTCGTCTTCATCACTATTTCGGGAATCCCGCCTATCTTTCCGAGGCCGAACGGACATTGAGCCTCCTCGCGCCGGGCGCCCACCGATATCCGCTCGGGCACGGTCGATCGCTTTGCAGCATGGATTTCCACATTCGGAAGCCCTGCGAGATCCATCTGGTGGCGGACGGAAAGGATGCCGGCCTTGCGCCCCTTCTCAGGGTGATCCGCCAGGGATTCCTCCCCAACCTGACGCTTCGGGTGGTGACGGGCTCAGTCGGGTCGGACGCTCCGGAGGCCATACGGGGCAAGAAGGCCATCGACGGGAAGGCCACGGCGTATGTCTGCCACGGATTCACCTGCTCCCCGCCCGCTACCTCTCCGGAGCAGCTCGCGGACCTGCTGGCGCCGTCATACTTGCGTTCGACCGGAGCCGATGCGAATATGACGCGATGAGTCAACTCAGGGCTTGGCACCGTGCGCCGGGTGCAGAGCCGCGCACCGCTCCATTTTTCAAGAAACTCAACGCCTTCATCCTTCGCGACGGAGAATTCAGCCTCTCCACCTTCGTGGATCTCGTGGCGGACGTGTATGGGGAGCGGACGGTCCTATTTCTGGAAGGACCATCGGCCTGTTTTTCGGCCAAGACGCTGTCCTACAACGAGGCGCGGAGATTCGTGGAGCGCGCAGCGGGGGCCTTGGCCGGGCGCGGCGTGAAGAAAGGCGACCGTGTGGTCCTCTTCATGGGCAACTCCGTCGAACTGGGGCTCCTGGCCTTCGCCGTCATGCGCCTGGGCGCTGTGGTCATCCCCGTCAACGCTCAGTATCGAAGCGCTGAAGTGGATTACATCATCACACACAGTCGGGCCGGCACCGTGATTACGGATGCGACCACCCGCTCAAGCGTCTCGCCCGGTGCGCCCGGTTTGACCGCCGTCCGGAATTGGCTGGACCTTGATCCGAAGGCGCCTTCGCCGTTCGAATCTCTCTCCTCACTCCTGGCCGCGGCCGCTCCGGCGCCCCCCGCACCCCTCGCGGACGATGATCCCGTGGGCATTTTCTACACATCCGGCACGACGGGGCATCCCAAAGGGGCGGTGCTGACCAACAAGGGCTTCATGTTCCACATCCGCCGGAGCCTCCGGATGGGTACGCTGATTCCGAAGCGCAACATCCATGCGATCCTCCATGCCCTTCCGCTCACCCACATCATGGGATTCTTGGTCTTCATGGCCTTTTTCTGCTCGGGCAGTCCGATAGTGTTCCTGGGTGGATTTGAAGCCGGAAAGGCGATCGAGGCGATCGAGCGATACGGGATCACCCTGTTCGTCGGCGTCCCCGCGATGTACGGGATGATCCTTCAGGAAAAAATCCCCAACGGCGCTCTCCAAACCATGCGGGTCATGGTCTCGGCGGCGGATGTTCTCCCACCGGAGTGGGCCGAGCGGATTCGCCAACTGGCCTCCCGACCTTTCCTCGGACTGTTCCGCAAGAGGCCGATCTTCGCCGAGTTCTACGGTCAGGTGGAGACGACCGGTGTCACGTGCGCCAAGTTGAGCCTTCCGTTCGTAAAGTACGATGCGGGATGCGTCGGCCGGCGGATGCCGGGGGTCGAGGTCAAGATCATCGGGGCGGACGGGAAGGAAGTGAGGAAAGGCGAAGTGGGAGAGGTCGTCGTGAAGGGCGACAATGTGCTCCAAGGCTATTGGGGCTCGGCGGAGCAAAAAGATGTGTTCACGGCGGACGGATGGTTCCGAACGGGCGATCTGGCGAAGAAGGGAAGTCTTGGGTTTTTCTATTTTGTGGATCGGGAAAAAGACATGATCAAGAGCGGAGGCTATTCGATCTTCACGCGCGAGGTGGAGGAGTTGCTCATGAGTCACCCTCAGATCCTGGAGGCGAGCGTTTTCGGGATTCCCCATGCGGTTAAGAAAGAAATCCCGGTGGCTGCCGTGAGGCTCAAGCCCGGCGAATCCGTCGCGGGAGAAGAGATTGTCGAATGGGCGAAGCAGCATATCGCGCCGTACAAGTCTCCGCGGAAGGTGGTTGTCGTCGATGATTTTCCCAGGGGATCGACGCAGAAAATTCTGAAGAAGGAACTGAAACGTCTGTATGCGCACCTGGGTGAGGCGCTGCGGGAAGAGGCGGCGGCAAAGGCGTCGTGACGGACAGCTATCTCGCCACCCATCCGCGCCTTCGCCTCCTGACCGTGGCCGGCGTCCTCGTCCGGATGTATGCCCGGACGTGGGGAATCCGGCCGCTCAAGCCCGCTCTCGGGCGCGACCGCTATTGGGAGGTCAAGAAAGGCGTGGCGCGGCGCAACGGACGGATGCTGTACAAAAACATCCTTCGACTCAAGGGACTGTTCATCAAGGTGGGACAGTTTTTATCGGTGAGAGTCGATCTGCTGCCCAAGGCCTATACACGCGAACTGACCAAGTTGCAGGATCAAGTGCCGGCGGCGGACTACGCGCAGATCCGCCGACGCGTTGAGGCCGAATTGAAGCAGCCCATCGAGAAGGCCTTCAGGGAGTTCCGGCCCGTTCCCATCGCCGCCGCCTCGCTGGGGCAGGTGCATGAAGCCTGGCTGCACGATGGGACGCGCGTGGCCGTCAAGGTGCAGTACCCGGGCATCGAGGATGTGGTGAACTGCGACCTCGAAATCCTCCGACTGATCATGAAATGGTACGCCATGTTCCGGAGGGAATTTCAGAGTACATTCCTCCTCGAGGAATTTCGTCAGCATGTTTCGCGGGAACTGGACTATGTACAGGAGGGGAAGAGCGCGGAGCGCGTGGCGCGGAATTTCGGAGACGACTCGCGCGTGGTGGTGCCCAAGGTCATCTGGTCCCACACGACCCTGAAGGTTCTCACGCTGGAGTTCATCGAGGGGATCAAGATTACGGACAGGGATCGGATCCTGGCGGCCGGATACGAAATGGCCGATATTTCAAAGCTCCTGATGGACTGCTACTTCCGCCAGATCTTCCGCGATGGATTCTTTCACGCCGACGCCCATCCCGGCAACCTTTTCATCGTGCCGGGGCCGAAACTCGCACTTCTGGATTTCGGCCTCTCGAAAGAAATGGACCCCAAGTTCCTGCCGAATTTCATCGGGTTGGCCGCCGCCATCTACGGGAAGGATCCGAAACAGGCGTCGGAATGCTTCCGTGAACTGGGGCTGCGGGTCCTGAATCAGAAAGAAGATACCTTTCTGGAATTCTCGGAGTTCATCATCAAGAACATGGATGACGTGATTTACAAGAACCCCAAAAAAATCGACTACCAGAGCATCATGGATCAGGTGCTGGAGATGGTTCGGACGCATCCCGTAGTGAACATCCCGAGTGATTTCGTACTTCTCGGACGACTCCTGGGCCAGCTCTCCGGCATCGGGCGCCAGCTTGGGGTGAGCGTGAACATGCAGGAAGTCCTCCTCCCTCATCTGGCCGGCGCGCGGTAACCGCAGTACCATGTTGCTGAAGTCTTTGAGCAGATATGGAATCCGTTTCCAGTGTTGGCAACATGGTACATACGCCCCGCCGCCATGCAGAGTGTCGAAATGAGAGCGGGGCTACCGTACCGCGCGCCAGCGTGTAATTGCTCAATCAACTCCTCAACGCGGTACTAGACTTGGCAACCCTGATCGGCGTCGGCTCCAACGTAATCTTCACCGGTTTCATGGGGGCCGGGAAGACCACTGTGGGAGGCATCGTGGCCGCGCGGTTGGGGCGGGCTTTCCACGACGTTGACGTCCTCATCGAAAAGGATTCCGGGATGAGTATCAACGACATTTTCGACCGACGGGGCGAGGCTTTTTTCCGGGACGAGGAAACCCGCATGCTCACCCGGTTGGAATCAGCGGAGCAGGCCGTGATGGCCACGGGAGGCGGGATCGTCCTGCGCGAGGAAAACTGGGCGATCATGAGGCGGATGGGAAAAGTGGTGTCCTTGCTCGCGTCGGCCGACGTGCTCTATGAGCGCGTGAAAGACCTTGCCCATCGGCCCCTCTTGAAAGTGGTCCACCCCAAGGATGAATTGGTCCGGTTGCTCGGCCTCCGGGCGCCGCTCTATCGGAAGGCGGATCTGTTGATCGATACGGATCGGCGCACCCCCGAGGATGTGGCCGCCACCGTGCTGCGCGAACTGGGTCTTCTGCCGAAATCCTGAAAACGAAATCTTTATTTAGGCGTGCGGGAGATCGAACCCCTCATGACGATGGGACGTCTTCTTCAATCGCTCGGAACTGCCCCAATGCGGATTCGAGGTCATCGGCGATCTCGGCAGCGATGACGCCCGGGGAGGGAAGATTCGCCCACTCTTCGAGAGATTCGTCCTTCAGCCAGAAGATGTCGAGGTTGGCCTTGTCCCGCTTGATGAGTTCGTCGTAGGAGAAGGACTTGAACCGTTCGCTCTCCTTGCGTTGGTGACGGTTCTTCGGGTTGAAGCAGCGAACGAAATCGTTCAAGTCCTCGCGTTTGAGCGGGTTCTCCTTGAGCGTGAAGTGCATGTTCGTCCGGAGATCGTGGATCCAGAGCTTTTGCGTCCAGGGCTTTTCGCCGGCAGGTTTTCGGTCGAAGAACAGGACGTTCGCCTTCACGCCTTGCGCGTAGAAAACCCCGGTGGGCAGACGCAGCAGGGTGTGAACGTCCGCCTGATGAAGGAGCTTCCGGCGAATCGTTTCCCCGGCGCCGCCTTCGAAGAGGACGTTGTCGGGGACAACAATCGCCGCCCTGCCGTGCTGTTGGAGCAAGGTGAACACGTGCTGGAGGAAATTGAGCTGTTTGTTGCTCGTTGTCGCCCAGAAATCGTCCCGATGGATGGTCAGGCTTTCGCGCTCGGCGCGCCCCTCGTCGTTCACAATGGTTACGCTGCTCTTTTTCCCGAAGGGCGGATTCGTTAGGACCATTTCGTAGTGGCGTCCGCCCTGGTCCGCCAGGGCATCCCGGACATCGATGGGAACCTTGTCCGCGCCATTCCCGCCGATGCCGTGAAGGAGCAGGTTCATGCAACAGAGCCGGGCGACGCCGTCAACCAGTTCAAGGCCGTAAAGCGTCCCGCTCTTGAGGCGTTTCTTCTGTTCGCGGTCCAACGTGTGGTGCTTGGCGATGTAGTCGTGGGCGGCGAGGAGGAACCCGCCCGTTCCGCACGCGGGGTCGCAGACGGTCATGCCCGGTTCAGGCCGCATCACCTCCACGAGGGCGGCGATGAGCGGACGCGGCGTGAAGTACTGGCCGGCGCCGCCTTTCACGTCCTCGGCGTTTTTCTGGAGCAGGCCCTCGTAGGCGTCGCCCTTCACGTCGGCGGATAGGGACGACCAATTTTCCTTGTCAATCAGGTCCACGATGAGTCGCCTGAGTTTTGCGGGGTCCTGAATCTTGTTCTGGGCCTTTCGGAAAACGAGTCCGAGCATGCCCTTTTCTTTTCCGAGCGATTCCAAGACGCGCCGGTAATGCGTTTCGAGTTCTTCGCCGTCGCGGGCCAATAGACTCGGCCAGTCGGAACCTTTCGGAACGGGTGAGGGCTTGTTGAGCGGAGGTCGCGTCTGCTCGTCCGCCATCTTGAGGAAGAGAAGGAACGTCAGTTGCTCGACGTAATCGCCGTACGACAGCCCATCATCCCGAAGGATGTTGCAATAGTTCCAGAGCTTCTGGACGAGTTGTTGGGAATGTTCGGCCATATCTACAGTGGTCCCAGACATCTGTTCGGATTCATGCCAGCGTGTATCGTCCGGATTTTCTTGTTCCGCTGCGTTCTACCAGCTTCGCATCAATAAGCGGCGTAAGCAGATCCAGTGCCCCTTGTTTCGAGATCTTCAAGGCTTTCCAGATTTCAGCGGGCCTCATACCGCCACGGTCGCGAAGCAATTCGAGCAACTGTTCCTGTTTCGGTCTGAGCAGGAGCTTCTCTCCATGACATCCGGTAGACCATTCCCGGATTCGGCCCCAAACGTTTTCCAAGGTCACATGGACACCCTCGGCGGTATATTCGAGCCAGCTCGTCAGATTGCCGTCTGCCCGCTTGGGCTCGTCCAGGGCTTCGTAATATCGGTGCCGGTCGTTCCAATAGAACTCATCAACCGAGAAAATATGCTGCGTGTCGAAGCCTCGTCGGTACAGTTCCCACAAAGCCAGAATTCGGCCGGTCCGTCCGTTTCCATCGGCGAACGGGTGTATGTCCTCGAATCGGTGATGGACGACGGCCGATGTGATGACCGGCGACCACCGGAGCGAACGATCGTTCCACCACGCCAATAGTTCAGACATCAGGCCGGAGACTTGCAAGGGAGGCGGGGGCATGTGCTTCCCCACCCTGACTTGAATGTCCCGATACCGGCCTGCTTCCCCTTGTTGCATGACCCCCGTTGAGATAAGGCGGTGGATTTCCAGAACATGCCCGTGAGTCACCACCTTCACGGAAGAATTCTTTTCAACGTATCGTAGGGCCGCCAGATGGTTCAAAACCTCGCGTTTTGACCGGGGCGTGGCGTCCGGCAGCGATTTGCCTTCAGCCAGTGCGCGCACTTTCTCCAACGTCAGTGGGTTTCCTTCGATTGCCGTGGACGAGTGGGCCGTTCGGGTTCGGCTGTCCCTTTGAAGTTTCGGGACCCATGGCGCCTGGAGGGTGGACATGAGGATTTTCTCGCGCAGGGCCGCGATCTTCTCGATCCACTCGACGAGGAGGCCGGTTACCTGAAAGAGGGGTTCGTATGCCACCCCGTCACACTACAGATAAGTCCAGTATTAGTCAAGTATGAGTCAACCGTCAAGGGTCCGGGTGTGTCCAGACCCGGCACCTGCCCGAGGATGCGGCGTGCAAGTTGGACTGGCGGAGGCGGGAGGCGCGAGAGAGGTCGGAGGCGACGAGTTTTTCGATCTCCTCGACCGCGCTCAGGCGGCGCATTGAGAAGTGGGCCCCGTCCTCAGACTCTCCAGCATCTTCCTGATCTCGCGATAGCATTTGTCGAAGGAATCGGAATTGCGGGCCGTGGCCATGTCGAACACGGCGGCTAATG
Coding sequences within:
- a CDS encoding thioredoxin domain-containing protein, encoding MTAPANRLIHESSPYLLQHAHNPVDWYPWGDEAFRTAREQNKPIFLSIGYSACHWCHVMEHESFESEDVARVMNELFVNIKVDREERPDVDEVYMNAVQLMTGHGGWPMSLFLTPELEPFFGGTYFPPEDRHPMPGFKRVLVAAAHAYRDNPSGVKETIRQLREQLTSMGQAQDKNAVVGEPALYEAGRQILAQHDDRYGGFGRAPKFPHPDALTFLLRLFHATGEKRFLDSTLHTLKMMASGGIYDQLGGGFHRYSTDEHWLVPHFEKMLYDNALLPRVYLAAWQITGEGTFRRVAEETLEYLLREMRHPEGGFFSTQDADSEGEEGKYFVWSVAEIQRLMGPEKSALFCRFYGATDVGNFEGGNILHRLLTEEQLAKLHGASEDVVREVLMEGRRVLLQERTHRVPPGRDEKIILSWNGLMLSLLADGARVLGDPRWREAAKALVRFVHERLRSGGDYFHTTKDGEAKLPAFLDDHATWAEGLIDLYEATLDSSYLEEAQEVAESVLIRFLDRQDGGFFTSAVEHATPLLRTKPMYDGAVPSGNAVMAGVLLRLHHYFGNPAYLSEAERTLSLLAPGAHRYPLGHGRSLCSMDFHIRKPCEIHLVADGKDAGLAPLLRVIRQGFLPNLTLRVVTGSVGSDAPEAIRGKKAIDGKATAYVCHGFTCSPPATSPEQLADLLAPSYLRSTGADANMTR
- a CDS encoding acyl--CoA ligase gives rise to the protein MSQLRAWHRAPGAEPRTAPFFKKLNAFILRDGEFSLSTFVDLVADVYGERTVLFLEGPSACFSAKTLSYNEARRFVERAAGALAGRGVKKGDRVVLFMGNSVELGLLAFAVMRLGAVVIPVNAQYRSAEVDYIITHSRAGTVITDATTRSSVSPGAPGLTAVRNWLDLDPKAPSPFESLSSLLAAAAPAPPAPLADDDPVGIFYTSGTTGHPKGAVLTNKGFMFHIRRSLRMGTLIPKRNIHAILHALPLTHIMGFLVFMAFFCSGSPIVFLGGFEAGKAIEAIERYGITLFVGVPAMYGMILQEKIPNGALQTMRVMVSAADVLPPEWAERIRQLASRPFLGLFRKRPIFAEFYGQVETTGVTCAKLSLPFVKYDAGCVGRRMPGVEVKIIGADGKEVRKGEVGEVVVKGDNVLQGYWGSAEQKDVFTADGWFRTGDLAKKGSLGFFYFVDREKDMIKSGGYSIFTREVEELLMSHPQILEASVFGIPHAVKKEIPVAAVRLKPGESVAGEEIVEWAKQHIAPYKSPRKVVVVDDFPRGSTQKILKKELKRLYAHLGEALREEAAAKAS
- a CDS encoding AarF/ABC1/UbiB kinase family protein, which codes for MTDSYLATHPRLRLLTVAGVLVRMYARTWGIRPLKPALGRDRYWEVKKGVARRNGRMLYKNILRLKGLFIKVGQFLSVRVDLLPKAYTRELTKLQDQVPAADYAQIRRRVEAELKQPIEKAFREFRPVPIAAASLGQVHEAWLHDGTRVAVKVQYPGIEDVVNCDLEILRLIMKWYAMFRREFQSTFLLEEFRQHVSRELDYVQEGKSAERVARNFGDDSRVVVPKVIWSHTTLKVLTLEFIEGIKITDRDRILAAGYEMADISKLLMDCYFRQIFRDGFFHADAHPGNLFIVPGPKLALLDFGLSKEMDPKFLPNFIGLAAAIYGKDPKQASECFRELGLRVLNQKEDTFLEFSEFIIKNMDDVIYKNPKKIDYQSIMDQVLEMVRTHPVVNIPSDFVLLGRLLGQLSGIGRQLGVSVNMQEVLLPHLAGAR
- a CDS encoding shikimate kinase — encoded protein: MATLIGVGSNVIFTGFMGAGKTTVGGIVAARLGRAFHDVDVLIEKDSGMSINDIFDRRGEAFFRDEETRMLTRLESAEQAVMATGGGIVLREENWAIMRRMGKVVSLLASADVLYERVKDLAHRPLLKVVHPKDELVRLLGLRAPLYRKADLLIDTDRRTPEDVAATVLRELGLLPKS
- a CDS encoding Fic family protein produces the protein MAYEPLFQVTGLLVEWIEKIAALREKILMSTLQAPWVPKLQRDSRTRTAHSSTAIEGNPLTLEKVRALAEGKSLPDATPRSKREVLNHLAALRYVEKNSSVKVVTHGHVLEIHRLISTGVMQQGEAGRYRDIQVRVGKHMPPPPLQVSGLMSELLAWWNDRSLRWSPVITSAVVHHRFEDIHPFADGNGRTGRILALWELYRRGFDTQHIFSVDEFYWNDRHRYYEALDEPKRADGNLTSWLEYTAEGVHVTLENVWGRIREWSTGCHGEKLLLRPKQEQLLELLRDRGGMRPAEIWKALKISKQGALDLLTPLIDAKLVERSGTRKSGRYTLA
- a CDS encoding SAM-dependent DNA methyltransferase — encoded protein: MAEHSQQLVQKLWNYCNILRDDGLSYGDYVEQLTFLLFLKMADEQTRPPLNKPSPVPKGSDWPSLLARDGEELETHYRRVLESLGKEKGMLGLVFRKAQNKIQDPAKLRRLIVDLIDKENWSSLSADVKGDAYEGLLQKNAEDVKGGAGQYFTPRPLIAALVEVMRPEPGMTVCDPACGTGGFLLAAHDYIAKHHTLDREQKKRLKSGTLYGLELVDGVARLCCMNLLLHGIGGNGADKVPIDVRDALADQGGRHYEMVLTNPPFGKKSSVTIVNDEGRAERESLTIHRDDFWATTSNKQLNFLQHVFTLLQQHGRAAIVVPDNVLFEGGAGETIRRKLLHQADVHTLLRLPTGVFYAQGVKANVLFFDRKPAGEKPWTQKLWIHDLRTNMHFTLKENPLKREDLNDFVRCFNPKNRHQRKESERFKSFSYDELIKRDKANLDIFWLKDESLEEWANLPSPGVIAAEIADDLESALGQFRAIEEDVPSS